The window GTTGAGCGCTCACTGTAGCCTGCGGATGGAAACAGACTGACCTATTTCTGGTTGGTTTAATTAGCAAGgtgggaaaaaacagagagtGCCTGTGCCTTGGCTCCCTGTCACTACAGCATGTGCTGCACAAATGCACCAGTGCCAGGCAAACAGGGCTGCAAGGCTGCTCTTCACTGCCTGCATCCCCTCGGTCTCTTGAGCAGCAGGGACCCGACCTGGTGCCTATCCTGGATCTGTGTCCCAGTGTCTTCTTACCCTAGTCTGAAGGGCTGGACTCCCAGTTCTGCCATGGGGTCTTGGCGCAGGGTGCTGGGATGCCTGTCCTGGGGTTATGTCCAGGGTCTCAGTCCCTGTACCCAGAGCTGAGCATCCACATTCTCTTGGTCTCCTGCCCCTCTTGGTCTGGACAGCTGGGCTGAGCTTCTGGTGTCTCAGTTCTGAGGTGTCAGTGTGGGATGCCGGCCcggggtccctgtcccctgtgtggAATGCTTGGTTAAGGTTCCTGTCACAGAATCACCGACCGCTTTGTGTCGGAAGAGCCCTTAAcgctcatctcattccagccccgtgtcctgggcagcagggacaccttcccacagaccaggctgctccaagccccgtccaacctggcctggaacgCTTCCAGAGACGGGGCGGGCCGTGCAGCGGTGCCGCTGCGGGGCGGTGCTGCGGGAGCTGGCTCCCGTCCGGGGTCCCACCGCGGCTCCcggtgccccctccccacggcCGCGTCCCGGGGGCTGCGGCGGGGGCCGCacggcggcggctccggcaCGGCCGGGCGGGGCCAGGGGCAGCGCGGCGGGGCCGCACACGGCGCCTGTGCCGaggggcagggccggggaggcGGGCGgccccccgctcccctccctccGCTTCCCGTCCCTGCCCCTTCCCCCATGGCGGCGCTGGGCGCCTCGGCGcggctggcggcggcggcggcgctgtGAGCAGCGGGCCGGGCGGGCATGGcgggccgcggccgccgcgccTGGCTCAGcgtcctgctggggctggtgctgggctTCGTGCTCGCATCGCGCCTCGTCCTGCCCCGCGCCTCCGagctggcggcggcggcgcggccccACCGAGCCCGCCCGCAGGGctgccgcccgccgcccgccgccgccgccgccgccccgccgcgccgccccggCCCGCCGGCACAGAGCTTCCTCTTCGTGGGGGTCATGACTGCGCAGAAGTACCTGCGGAGCCGCGCCGTGGCCGCGCACCGGTGAGGGGCAGGGGCCGGCGGGGATGGGGGGGCCGGTGGGCTGCCTTGGGCTGGGGTCTGGGATGGGCTCGGGGTCGGTTCGGGTGGGCTTGACTCGTCTCGACTCGGTTCGGTCCCATTCAGCCGAGCTGGGCTTTGCTCGGTTCGGTCCCATTCAGTCGAGCCGGGTTTGGCTCGGTTCGGTCCCATTCAGCCGAGCCGGGCTTGGCTCGGTTCGGTCCCATTCAGCCGAGCTGGGCTTGGCTCGGTTCGGTCCCGTTCAGCTGGACTCAGGCCGGTCTCCCCGGGGTAAAAGCGCCCGGCCCGGGATGCCCTTACAGCCGGGATGCTCCCGCCGGCCCCGGGGACCGCTCGCCCTTCCCCGGGGCAGGTGCGAGCGAACCTCGGGGCACGCTGAGCCCCAGCGCTGCTCGCTCCGAGCCGGGCTCGCTGAGGAGCCCCGGGCGCTCTCCGGGCGGGCTGAGGGAGGAGCGGAGCCCCGGGCGCTGCTCCGCTGCCCGGGCAGCTCGGCAGACACGCGAGGGCTCGAGTGAGTCGCGTTCCGCTCCCGCAGGGTCTGGCTCAGCCAGGTTCCGCCTGGCAGGTGGCCCCAGTGACCTTGTCTGAGGGTCAGGCAGCCCCGCCGGTGCGAGGGGACACTGCCTGCCCGTCACCGGCGGAGACGTGGGCATCACAGTGTGTCCCTCAGTGCCTCTGCCTTGGGCGCAGCTGCGCCACGCTGCTACGGTCCTTGGCTGCTGCTTGCGGAGCGAGCTGACAGCCTGATGGTAACTGGGATAAAGTTTGGAGACCGCTGTAATCCCCTGGATAGGGAAGAAAAGACCACTGTGCCAAGCTGAAAGCGTGAGCTTGGGAAGGAGACCCCGAAAAAGCATCTGGGAATGGAGTGGAACCCACCtgggctccctgcagctgctgctgaggctggagcaggtAGTGAAACAGCTCGGATGAGGAGAGTCAGCCTGGGTGAAACTCTCCATGCTTCAGACTGGTTGAGCTGATGCAGGAACCAAGGTCTCTGAGCTGTGTTTGTTCCCTGAGCACACCTAATTTTGGAGCAATCTTGGTGCTTTGCACTGTGTGCTGCTCGCCGTGGTCCCCAGGTGTAGCTGGCTATGGCCGTGTGTGCCGGGGGCTAACGGGAATTCTGTCCAAAGCCTCGGCAGCATCAGGATAATCATCTCTTCTGTGAGAGATGTCTGTGGCTTTGGTGAaactctgtgctctgctgaaaTGTGCTGGGATATGCTCGTGGCTCCGGTGTGTGTGccagcaggcagtgctgggagcctgCACGGGAAGCCTGCTCGGGAAATCGGAAAGAGTTAAGAGCTAAAATGTCAGCTCGGGTATACCCCAGCTCTGCTTGATCCAGCATCCTCAGAGGAGCAGCCAGAAGCTCTGGGGCAGATCTTTAATAAAACATCCCCTTTAGTCTTCTGCTAGAACAAACCCTTCTCCATGTCCTGCCCGCCCTGGCTGAAAAGTACTTGGCCCCATTGGCCAGTAAGAGCAGGATGGCAAAACTGTGTATGATGGGCCATGATACCATCgttcccagctcagctctggttTCAGGATATCTGTCTTTATATCAGCATCAAATTAATAAAGCAGTAAAATTGCTTTGTTTGGGCAATCTGAGGCGTACTGTCCACCAGCAATGGTTTTAATGGAAACTTAATTCCTTCTTCCAGCAGTAGACCTGTAATTAAGTTACAGAGACTGCATGATTGATGCTTTGAAATGGGTGAAGGAATCTGTATCTTCAGGGTTATGTTCTCCTTCACCATGTGGGATGGAACATTTTGGATTGCAAATCTCACGGGCTGTGTAATTTAGATTTAGATACAGAGAGGCTGTAGTCATGTTGGGACATCACGTAACAGGTTTTATGGCAGAATAGTTTGTCTAGCATCCATCAGATTTTGCATCAAGAATTCGGAAACGGGAAGTTTATCACTGTGTTGTCCAGAGTGTTCTTTGGGGAGGAATTCACTTTGCTGGTGTGGGAAGGATTCCTGTCCCTGGTTTTGTCTCGTGCTGTGGCGGAGCTAGGTTTAGAGGACAAGATCTGCAACATCTGCTCGCACAAAACAATGGCTAAAGATGCAATTTAACAAATTCAGCTAATCGAATCGGGCTCCTTCAGCCCTTAGATGGAGATCTGAGTATGGCTTTTTACTGCGCTGCTATTTTGGTTTAACCTCTAGAGATGATGTCTGTTCTTGGAAGAGACGGATAAAGAGACTCTTAGTAGGGCTAAATGCGTTTTTCTCACCTCCGTTGGTGAAAGAAATGAGCTAATGTCCTGGTGACAGGAAGACATCTTTGGGGGAagatggggaggggggaagaggAAGACAAACCTGAAATCTTAAATGGCTTTTGATTGCCATGAAGTACTCAAGCAGACAATTGCTGGGATTACTACATTGACAAAGCATCCTGGTGAGCTGAATCGCTGGCACAGCCAGTGAAATGGGAAGCTGCTAGCAAGGCATTCCCGGGGTGGCAGCGTGTGCAGAGCCTTGATACCACTCTGAAAGGAATTAGGGATTCAGAGGCTGAATACCTCCAAATTGCTGTGGCTCAAAGGCCATTTACAGACACAGCTAAAAGGGACCGGAGCGGAAAGCATTTGCTGATCCTGGCTGCTGTGAATCCAGATAGGGTCTAACAAGAGGGGAAGCAATCCACTTCCTGAACATCAATCATGAGCAAAATGACCACTGCAAGGCAAAACAGGCCTGCTGGATTTTCGGGAGCCGCCGGCTCTTTGTAACAGTCGTGCTTTTGTAGTCTGTGAGGCAGAGAATAAGCTTCAGATCCACAGGTTTTGGGAGGGTGGATTTGCAGCCTCAGCAGTGATGGGATCTGACAGCCAGGTTAGCAGAGCTCCCCTTCCAGGAGGCTGGTGAAGCGCAGCAGCAGAACCACGGTGTCACTTGGAATGACGAGGAATAGTCGGGAAAAGAGCTGGGCAGGAAGGAGTTAAAGGGATGGCTGGGGTTCAGGGAAAGTGCAACAATATGTGCTGATGGTTTTGCAGTTGAGGGGAGTTGTCCTAAAAGAGCTACAGGAAGAAGAGGATGGGAATAAGCAGTCTCCCAGAAGATTTAAGTCTGTTGTCTCAGGAACAGAAATATCAGGCAGttaacccattttttttttttcccgtttgCGTAGCAACTAGATTTCCTGGGAAACGTGGCAGGAGAGTGGTGTGAATGCAGTTAATGGCGAGATGTCAGCGGCTGGCCCTTGGCAGCATctctgcaggagcacagccacagcactcCTCGCTTTGGGACGGTCCCCACGGCACCGTCAAGTGCCACGAGGACCGTGAGTGATGGCCAGGGCTGGTGCTCAGCCATCCCTGTCCTGTACAGAGGGATGCCCTTCCGAGGCTCCATTTCGAACGTGCTGCCTCTGTTGGTGGTGGCTCACAGGGATCTGCACTGGAATCCGGATACTGAGTGCTCGGGAGAGCTCCTGAAAGGCAGCCAGAAGGATTTGGGTGGGGTGTAAGGGAGTTTGTGTTGTCTGTCCAAGCCTGCACTTACACCTTGTTGTGGCGTTCCTAAATTCCCATCTGGGTCTCTTGGGGGGGTTTGGGCCTTTCTGGTTGCTGGTGAGGGGATGTGATGGGttgtggagctgctgcctcttggGAGGGGGCCCTGTGAAGTGACTTTGAATGTCGTGTTTTACTTCGTGTGTGAATGCTACCACAGTATTGCAGTGGTGAGAACTCGGGGTCCTCCTCAGGTACCCTCCTCCAGAAACACGATGTACTTGGGATTTCTGACCAGTAACCTAAAATTTGTGAGGATGTTTAAGGAGCAATATGAAAGGAACACAGTGAGAGCAGCTGTCACTGATGTAGTGGGGGTAAAACAAAGTCACCTAAACCCTTCAAAATAACCATGTGGCCCAAAACTCTGAGACACTTGGGCTTTGATCTTAGCCTGACCCACTGACTGTCTGTGCCTGTGGGTGATGGATCCActtctgtccctgtgtccacaAGGAAGGTGGATAAATATGCATGGACAAAAAACTGGCATCACTTAAAATCAGAGGAGTTTAGCTCAAAGGACTCGAAGAGCTGTGGAAGCTGCTTGGGTTCTCCATTAAAGCAATCCTGCGAAAACCTGAAAGGAacttttcctcaaaatttgAATTCTGTAATGCAGATCTTAGTGACAGGGATCTGGAAATATAAAAAACAGGGGTTTTTTGTGACCTCCCATGTTGGTTATCTGCAATTCCACGTGCAGGAGCAGCGTGCTGGTTTCCATGCTCTGTTCTCCTGCCTAAGCTGTGTTTCCTTGTTTCCCCTGTAACAAATGTTGTTGGAAGAATGGGACCTTGAAGAACAGTTATGCCAAACTAGCCCTAATTCAACATGGAATTTAGCTGCATTCAAGACATCAGTCTTTTGTGTCTGTTGTCTTGCTGAGTTCTTCACAAATTATGATTTTCTTCAGCGTAATTATACAAGATGACTATTTCTCAAAACTTTAAATGATTTCTCTGATCTCCTCTGAGGGAACTTCCTGAGCTGCAGACAAAaaccaaatacattttttgtcGTAGTCTTCAGCTTGGGTCTCTACAAAGGGAGCACTGTCTGCATAACGCCACTGACTGTGCTTCTGCCGAGTCTGCAGAGCTGATAACAAAGCAAGATcatacaaataaataataaatactgGAAACTGAAGATAAAACATTCCAgatctgtgctgctcctgctgcaagcTGTGCTTTCaagctttattttaaatgaagaaataactTCTGACAACATTTTATTACTACAGTTGTGgtcactttttttaaaaatactgggttttttttagcacTCTTGGTGCACACAAggttttctgtatttcatgAGTACCTGGGAGCCAGCTGGGATAAAATTTTTTCACTCAGTTTGCTTGTGACTTGCTTAGCCTAGGGTACAGGTAGAATATCCAGTGTGCAAAATGGGTGAGGAAGGGACAGTAAAATTGATTTGGTAACCACCAATACTGGAGCATTACAGGACTCATGTCCTCTGCTTAGAGCTTTTTTTCATGAGGaagcattatttattttgtttgtgtttgtttaattttcactttGATTTCCTTGTCAACACAGACTTCTGGTTTGTGGAGTTCTGTGCCCTGTGCACTGAAAGAAACCAGGTCACACAGCATCGTGCAGGTTTTTTTACCTCCTGGGGAGGGAAATAGAGAGCCTTGCTGTCCTGATTCATGCACATCCTCCTGCTTAAGCAGCAGATTCAGATTACACGGGGGAGATAAGGTTGGGATGTGTCAGGGTTTTTAAATGACCAGTTCAGTACAGTATCAGTTGTATTCACAAGCTGATATTCCTCTCTGGAGAGAGTCGAAATGGCTTTGACTGAAGCCCTCAGAGATCCATCACTGCAGCCCAGGTGGTCTCTGCAGGTGCAGATACAGGAGTCTGGTGGCAGAAATGTTGTGTCAGTGTGTCCTTTGAACAGCTAAGGTGACCTggtggtggggaggaaggaggatatcaaatttcaattaatttttttttttttttattaccaaACATACAATTCTTTTGCAAATACAACCTGCAGGTCTTACATTGGAGAAACCTTGACCAGGAAAGTGGTGTCAGCTGGTGGAAGGGGGTGTTGGTGGGgccacagagctggggaggtgttgagacaggagctctgtgctcagcagctgaaGGGTCAGGTTGCTGCCCAAAACCTGACAAGACAAGGTAAACTACAGTGGATGTGGGAGGATTGGCAAAAAATGTAGGCTTTACATACTAAACTACAGAATTGCTAGTGATGGAGCCAAGTCTGATTATTTGCAACACTGgataaaaaagttaaaagcagCTTTGATCAGAATTAATCCCTGCATTTATCAGTCCTTAGTTCTGCTGATAACTGGGGTCAGAAAAACCTACTTACAGTTCATCTCACCCTCTGTGGTTTGGCTTCTCTGGCCGAGTGCAGCAGCGCGTTTCCTGAGCAAATTGTTCTCCCTGGATTGTGTCCCCAAAAACGGACGCAGCTCGCTGTGGCTTCGACGTGAGGAGCAGCCCGTGGTGAGCCCATTGTCTCAGCCTCTGCTCCTGTTGACACAGACACTCAGGCTGTTTTTCCATGTGGGAGGGTTTCATCCTTTGGGTTCAAACAATCGCTCAAAGCCACGGTCACAAATAAGACGTTGAGTTGTCTCATCCTAGGAATTGTGTTGTTGCAGGAGGTGAACAAAGGCTCAGTCAGGCTGTGCTGGTCGATGTGGTTGACATGAGATCCTGAGGCTGGAGTAATGTTGTGGTGCTGAGCCAGGTTCACACACAGGTCCTTGGGATGTGGATGTTGTTAGGGCACGGTCTTTCTGTCCCCATTGTGTTCTTCACACAGGAATGTCTCTGttttaccccaaaaatggcTCCTATGGGAAGATGGGCTCAAACTGGCTTTGAGATGAGGGGTGTAGTGACTGGGAATCAAGCATGCCAGGGTTTGTGGATGAGCATGCATTTTGTTCCCTTTCTGTTGAATGGGAGCTCTTCTCCTGACAGTAATCAGTGATTCTTGATGTGAGGGTACCTGTTTGGAGAGCAGGGGATAAATTTAAACTGGGAAACAACAGAAGGGCTTGACTGCTTCCAGAAAGGAGCTAAAGCTTGGAGTGATAGAAGACATCCTGTGTTGTCCATAGATTAAAGGTAAATCTTTCAGGGTATGAAGAGCAAGTCTGAAAATACattgtttgcttttgaataaaaaAGTGAATAAACAGAAATTTCCATAAGACTTTAGCTCATAACTTCAACCTGGTGGTTGTCTGGTGGTCCTGGGTCCACCCAAAGCTGTGTCTCAGTGGATGAGATGAGCTGCATTTCCCAGTAACTCCTTCTGTCCTTTTCTTCTGTGACACTAAAATTTAAATGCATCTTCAGTGAGGAAAAGTGTTTTGGGCTTAGACTGGGAGTTGATATGGGGAGCGCTGTGGGTGATTTGTATCTGCAGTGTGGGTGTCAGAAAATAAACAGCAGAACTTTCTTAATAGTGAAAGTTCAGGATGTGACCATGTTTCCTTTTACAGCGGGCAGTTCTCAGTGCTTTATATGATTTATAACCAGTAGTATTGTGCATTAATTGCATTGCTGATGATTAAAGGCCTCATCACCTCTGTTGTGAAGGCAGTGGGAATGTTTCCATTTGCTTTACTCTGCTCTTCAGGGAAGCTCAGATCTAAACTTTTGCTATGAAACACTACCCATGGCAGCAAGAAATCCAGAAGACAAAGCTTTTAAAGTAATTGGGTGATATTCATTACACACAGTGGAATCAGTGAGAAACTGTTAAGGTGTCAAAGTTGATGTTTAGGTAGTCTCATTAAATACCTCTGCATTTTCTGGTGGAACTTAAGGAATAATTCTCCTGAAGTATTTTTACATTTCAGGCTTTTTATGATAGCTAATTCTGGAGATTTCAAATTTCAGATGGTCTGTGCTGCTCAAAATCTGCTCAGGTATTGGCAGGAAGCCTGTGCTGAGAGGCATCTGGTCAGAGTGACAGTGATGCATTGAGGGAATACTGTGTCCTTTACCTTGAGAGTGTTTTCACATCAGCTTTATGTTATATTTTGAGTATAGTCaccaaataaaattataaattattctcCCTGTATATAAAAAGTGGCAAAACCTGTTGGTTTACCAACTAAAATAGTTTTCTGTGAGTTTCTGTGAGGGGTATGTGGTCTCTTCTCTTACCCTGGATAGAATCTCAGAAAATGGTACTGCAAGCTTAATAATTTTTGAGGGCAAGGCTGTAGCAGTTACGTGACTGAAAATCCtccctggaggaggctgtgctCTGCCTTGAGGAATCATCCTACAGCTCTTCCTGCGCTACCAATGACCCAGTTTGCCCACGCAGATGGGTTGGATTTGTCAGAGAGGAGCGCGGAAGGTGTGGAGCAGATGTTGTCGCTGCTCTGCTCAGGAAAGGCtcctctcctgtgctgctcctccccACTAAAACCTGGAATTAAGTGTCTGcaaagctgctggaggtgcaggTGTTGGGTAGCACCATGTTATTGTGGGAATTATGAGTTTTGCAGGCATCTCTTAGAACTTTGCTGGTATGGACAAAGCCACTTGAGGTTACTTCTGCTCCATGctctctgctttgtttctccATGCACCATCTGGAGAAGTTGCTGTTTGGTTGTTTCCCAAGGGATGCCATTTCCTTAAAAGTTCATGTGAATTAACTCTCTGGAAGTCTGCATTTCTGAGTGCACATTTGAGCTTTTGGGGAGGCCTAGAGGGAATGGAAGGGGGCTATGATGCTGAATAACTTGCAGGGAAGCTTTGGAAGGAGTAAATTCAGTTGTATGTGAATTGTTGGCCTGATTTGGCTCCCCCTCCATATTTTGTGATCAATACCTGTTTGTGCAAAAATGAGTGTGCTTAAGGAATCCTGCTTCCCACTAGTGAACTGCTGCtattgaattattttctctaaCATATGGAGGTGCAAAAATGGCTTGTCATAccagaattttgtggattttgtaCCAATTGCTGTGTGTGCCATGTGAATGTCCTCATCTGTGCAGTACAAAATAACCTTTCAAGGtgttcagaaaagaaaatctttaaaGCAGTTGAGCCGTAGTCTGTGGTTGCACTCTCTGTTTGCCCTTGTTTGCATATTTAATTATTCCCTCTTGTGTTTTTCAATCTAGAACGTGGTCCAAAACCATTCCTGGCAAGGTCGAATTCTTCTCCAGCGAGGGCTCGGAcacctccatccccatccccatcgTGCCGCTTCCAGGTGTCGATGACTCCTACCCCCCCCAGAAGAAATCCTTCATGATGCTCAAATACATGCATGACCACTACTTGGACAAATACGAATGGTTTATGAGGGCTGACGACGACGTTTACATCAAAGGGGACAAACTGGAGAACTTCCTCAGGAGCCTGAACAGCAGCGAGCCGCTGTTCCTGGGGCAGACCGGCCTCGGCACCACGGAGGAGATGGGGAAGCTGGCGCTGGAGCCGGGAGAGAACTTCTGCATGGGGGGGCCAGGAGTGATCATGAGCCGGGAGGTGCTGCGGAGGATGGTGCCCCACATCGGCGAGTGCCTGCGGGAGATGTACACCACCCACGAGGACGTGGAAGTGGGACGCTGCGTGCGGAGGTTCGCGGGGGTGCAGTGTGTCTGGTCCTACGAGGTAAGGACGAGGGGAATGGGGAGATGGCTTTTGGGGGAGGCAGAGGGTTGCTGCTGTACACAGCAGTTCCCCCAGCCCTCACCTCCCTCTGCAGCATCACCATCCAAATGTGCGGTTTCTGCGCCTTTTGTTTCCTGCAAGCGTCACCCTTGGAAAGACCTAGAAAAATTTGGAAATGCAGCAGTAAGGAGGGAAATGGAGGAACATTCATTATTCA of the Poecile atricapillus isolate bPoeAtr1 chromosome 11, bPoeAtr1.hap1, whole genome shotgun sequence genome contains:
- the LOC131583170 gene encoding atherin-like, with protein sequence MPARPAAHSAAAAASRAEAPSAAMGEGAGTGSGGRGAGGRPPPRPCPSAQAPCAAPPRCPWPRPAVPEPPPCGPRRSPRDAAVGRGHREPRWDPGREPAPAAPPRSGTAARPAPSLEAFQARGQGPRAGIPH